In Candidatus Anoxymicrobium japonicum, the DNA window GCGCGGCAACCGCAAGATAGAAGTGCTTGGCGTCTCTCTTCTCGACGAGAAGGATCAGCCGGCCAACGATTTTTATACCGGGCAGGACATGAAGATACGGGTGGCGTATCGCGCCAACGAGCCTGTCGAAGACCCGGTGTTCGGCTTCTCGATAGACGATTACCGTGGTTTCACGGCATACGGCACCAACACGAGGCTAAAAAATCTCAAGTGCGGCACGATCACGGGGGAAGGTTTCGTCCAGTTCGACCTGAAGTCGATGCCGATGCTGGAAGGCCGCTATCTCGTGAGCATAGCTATTCATAACAGGGACGAGAGCACGATCTATCACTGGCTCGATAAGCATTATCCGTTCAGCATGCACTCGGACATCAGTGATGTGGGGCTGCTCTACATACCGTCGAGCGTCACTATCGTCCCAAACCCCGCTCATCGCCCGTCGCGGGGCCCGTCAGTGGAGGCTACTCATGAGCCCGGTTGAGATTGACATCGAGGATCTCCTCACTGACGTGGCGAACGCGCTCAACGAGCGAGAGACAGGCAGGCGCCAGTCGTACCGCTCCGAGGTTCGCGAAGTAGAAGACGTCATCTATCTGATGCCTGGCGCGTGGCAGAGCATCACCAACAGCCTCACGGCGCTGGATCAGAGCCTCGCCCCGATCTCCTCGGCGTTCACTGCCACGGATACGTCGCCGCATGAGCGTGGCGGGATCGCGCACGGTGTAAAAGGGATAGTGAAACGCGCGATTCAGAAGTCCGTGTACTGGTATGTGAACCCGGTAGTCGCGCAGCTTCACAGCATGCACTCGTCCACGGTGCGCGCGATGCACGAAGTTGCCGATCAGGTGAAGAGCATGAACGACCGCCTGGAGATTCTCGAGAAGGACAACCTGACGACGCGTGTGCGGGCCCTGGAGGGAGAGAGGTTCGACGAGAGGATAGGGCGGCTCGAGCGCGCGTGGAGGCAGAAGGACGCGGATATCCGTGAAGAATTTGAGCCAGCGGCGGGCCCGGCGCCCACACTCATAGAGAGTGATCGCGGCGCGGGAAAAGGCCGCGCGCCAGAGTGTGTGGATCCGCTGTTCCACTTTGACTACTACTGGTTCGAGAGCATCCACAGGGGCGACAGGGCGCTGATCAAGCGTCGCCAGCAGCCTTACATTGGTTACTTCGAGGGATGCTCAAATGTGTTGGATATCGGGTGCGGGCGCGGGGAGTTCCTCGAGCTCATGACCGAGAAGGGCATCGGCGGCTACGGCATTGATATCGAGGGCGACTCGGTGCAATCATGCGCAGATCTGGGGCTCGACGCCAGGAAAGCCGAAGCACGTGAGCATCTTGCCGCGCTGGGAGAGAACAGCCTGGATGGCGTATTCATCTCGCAGGTCGCCGAGCACATGACGCCGGGCGAGCTCATCGAGATGGTCGGACTTGCCTGCTCGAGGATAGAGCCTGGTGGATTCATTGTGGTCGAGACGCCGAATCCGCAGTGCCTGCTCATATTCGCGAGTTTCTTCTACGCGGATCTCTCGCACGTGCAGCCGATACACCCCGAGACAATGAGATTCCTCCTGCTATCAGCGGGCTTCAAGGACGTGGAGATCAAGTTTGTCAATCCCGTGCCTCGCAATCAGAGACTTGGTAAAGTTGTGATACAGGACATAGCGCCGGGCGAGATATGGGTAGATGAGCTGAACGCGAACATGGACAAGCTCAACTCCGTGCTGTTCGGCGATATGGATTACGCGGCGATAGCAAAGAAATAGTCACAGAAGGAAGATATGGACGAGCAACCGACTATCGTCATACATGATTGGGACGACACCGACGGGGCGTCAAAACTGGCCCGCTCTCTCTCGTCCGGCCCGCTGGCGGTCACCGCAAGGAAGATTGCCGTTGTTGCTCATGCGGAGCACAGAGCGGCGCGCGAGCTGCTTGCGTCGATGGGTTTTGAAGTTATACAGGCTTCGGTTGGGGCCACGTCGGGTGAGCGAAAGAACATGGGGATCAAATCGGCGCGCGGCGACGTTGCGCTTCTGTCATCGAAAGCCCAGCTCATAGATAACGAGTGGCTTTCAAAGCTCTCCGAGGAGGCGGGATCCTCCCTCGCGGGAGTGGTGGGGTGCAAGGTGGTGGACGATAGAGGGATGATCCTCAACGCGGGCTTTCACGTGCTGTCTCCCGAATGCGAGCTTTTCCCGCTTGGCGGTGGCAAGAAAGATATAAACCAGTACTACTACGCGCGGGAGGTGGAAGGTGTCGATTCCACCTGCATGTACATCCGGCGCGAGGCGCTCGATCGCGTTGGCGGCTTCGACGCGGATCTCGACGGGCACTATGACGATCTTGATTTCTGCCTGAACGTCAAGTCCGAAGGGTTTCCCGTTATGTGCGCCGGTCGCGTGAAGGTAGCCGTGCACGGCGGCGCGGACACGGCGCGCCAGGTCACTGATGCCGCGCACGAGGCGTACCGTGAACGACGGGCGGCGTATTACGCCGACAGGTACGATACCCGTGTCATGTGGCACTCGTGGATCAACGCGCCCACGGGGTACGCGGTTTCTTCGCAGTACCTGGTGCTCGCTCTCGAGCAATTGAACGTGGATGTGCGCTACGGTTTTGTGTACGGCGTCGAGGAGGCGCCGAACGATGACAGGCGCATCATGGAGGTGCGCCGCAAGACGAAAGACCTGGATGTAACTCAGGTTGTGTACGGGCAGGGCGACGTTTTCTTCAAGAACAGTGGCGCTTACAGGGTCGGCTACTCAATGCTGGAGGTCACCGGCATCCCCGCGGACTGGGTCGAACAGGCGAACGCGCTGGACGAGGTGTGGGTTCCGTCTCAATTCAACAAAGAAACGTTTGCCGCGAGCGGTGTCACAAAGCCTTTGTATGTGATGCCACTGGGCGTAGACACAAACTACTTTCATCCATTCATCGATTCGCGCGAGATCGAGGGCCGCTTCGTGTTCCTGTCCGTGTTCGAATGGGGCGAGCGAAAAGCCCCTGAGGCTCTGCTGCAAGCGTACAACCAGGAGTTTTCGTCCAGCGATGACGTGCTCTTGCTCCTGAAGGTCAACAACACCGACCCTGCCGTCAATATCGAACGTCATATCGAGGCTATGCGCTTGAGGGCCGAACGGGCGCCCATGGCGATTGTGCTCAACCAGAACATTTCCAGCTACCAGATGGGCTCGCTCTACTGCTCCAGTGATTGCTTTGTCCTGCCCACGAGGGGGGAAGGTTGGGGCATGCCCACGCTGGAGGCGATGGCGTGCGGGTTGCCGACTATCAGTACCAGTTGGAGCGCGCAGACTGAGTTTTTCAACGATGATGTCGGTTATCCCATCAACATTAAAGGGCTCATTCCAGCGGTCGCCAAGTGCCCTTACTACGACGGCTTCGAGTGGGCGGATCCCGACGTTGACCACCTGGCTTCGTTGATGCGGCGCGTGTACGATAACCGCAAGGAGGCGCGGGCAAAAGGGTTGCGCGCTTCTATCCAGGCGCGCGAGAAGTGGACATGGCTTGACGCCGCCAGGCGCATAAAGGCGCGGCTCTGTGAAATCTCCGGCTGAGAGGAAAATGCTATAATTTCTCTTGGGGTCAGGCAACGTCTACCGCTTTAGCGGTAGACGGAAAGGTAGACGGTGCCTGACCCCTGGCGTCTACCGCTTTAGCGGTAGACGGTGGGAAAGGTGGTGGATAGTTGTCGAAGAAACGGATGGGCGAGGAAGCAAAAACTGAGGCCGCGGTTGAGGAAACGCTTCAGGGCCTTTCTTTGCGCTTGCGCGAAAAATCTCCCAACGGGCATCGCATCCAGACTTTCGATGACGCGGCGCTTATGGAGAACCTTCATCTGACGAACGCCGTCTATGACAGCAACCTGCCGGGGGATGCCACGAGCGAGCGCAAGATCGTGGCGCCGCTGGTCGCCTTCTTCAAGCGCGTTATCAGGAAGTTGACCGCGTGGTACATCGATCCGGCGATGGATCAGCAGCGCATTTTCAATGCGTCTACAACTCACACGATAAACGAGATGAAGCAGTATCTCGACCACATCCAGATAAACGAGGACATTCTTTCTACCATAATGCACCGCGATATCGCGCTCTTCCGCGCGAACGTCCTTTTTCTCAACAGGTATCTGGAGCGGCGCATGGCGGAGTTCGAGAAGGAGCTCGCGCTGCTACGCGCTCACGAAGCATTGCTTGCGGCGCCCGACGGGGAGGTTGGCGGGAATGGCGCCGCCGCCGCGAGCGACCCGTTTGCGACTATTGACATCCTGACTCTGGAACAGCGGGTGCACGGCTCACCCAGGAAAGCGAAGGATCGTCTGCGCGCGTACGTCCCTTGCTTCAAGGGTTGCGAGAACGTCCTCGCCATCGGATGCGGCAGGGGCGAGCTCCTACAGCTCTTCGCGCAGGAAGGCATAAGTGTCAGGGGAACGGAGACTAACCCGACCCTCGTTGGCTACTGCAAAGACAACGAGTTGGACGTCCTGATGGCGAATCCGGTCGATTATCTGGAGACGCTCGCGGACGGCTCGCTCGATGGCATCATCCTCTCGAGATTCGCCGGGCACGAGCCGCCGGCGCGCCTGGTGAGGATGCTCGTATTGTGCAGAAACAAGCTGGCGAGTGGCGCCCCGCTTGTCATAGAGACACCTAATCCGTTCTCGATTTATGTGGTTACTTCATACGCGATGGAGAGTTCCGAGCAGGCTCACCCGCTCCACCCTGAAACACTCAAGCAACTCTGCATCTCATACGGGTTCACCGAGCCGCAGGTCATGTTCCTCAACCCGCTACCGCCGGAGGAGCATCTCGAGGAGCTCGAGCTGGCGATGAGCGGGGTGTTGCTCGATACACGCCAGAAGGAGTTTTTTCAAAAGATCAACGAGAACTTCGGCAGGCTCAACCGCATCCTCTTCAGCCACCGCGACTACGCGATTGTGACAAATCGTGGCGGCGGGGATGGTACATGATGGACGGGTTCAAGTACGAAGATAAAATCGACTTAAGCGATGAAAACCAGACGTACACGAAATCCATCGCGATGGTCGGAAGCAACAAGAAAGTCGTAGATTTTGGTTGCGCGACAGGCTTTGTCGCGCGTGTGCTGTCAGAGAGCGGTTGCGCCGTTACGGGCATCGAGATAGATCCTCAGGCGGCTGAAGAGGCTGCCAGGTACTGTGACGAAGTAATAGTCGGGAACCTCGATGAGATGGATATAGAGCAGGTTCTCGGCCCCGGGAAATATGATGTCGGGTTTTTCGGGGACATCATCGAGCATCTCAAGAACCCGCGCGCGGCGCTCGAGCGCATGCGCGATTTGCTTGCGCCGGGAGGCTACGTCGTACTGTCCGTGCCGAACATCGCGCACGCAAGCATTCGGCTTGCCATACTGAAGGGCCGGTTCGATTATGAGGACACAGGCATTCTCGACGCGACTCACCTCAAGTTCTATACGCGAGAGAGCATTGGCGACCTGCTGGAGAGTTGCGGCTACCTGGTGGAGACCATAGACTCAGTTGATCAGAAAGTGGAAAAAGACGCGCTCCACGAAGCTCTTGACCCGCTGGGACTGGCCAACCTCGAGG includes these proteins:
- a CDS encoding glycosyl transferase, which encodes MDEQPTIVIHDWDDTDGASKLARSLSSGPLAVTARKIAVVAHAEHRAARELLASMGFEVIQASVGATSGERKNMGIKSARGDVALLSSKAQLIDNEWLSKLSEEAGSSLAGVVGCKVVDDRGMILNAGFHVLSPECELFPLGGGKKDINQYYYAREVEGVDSTCMYIRREALDRVGGFDADLDGHYDDLDFCLNVKSEGFPVMCAGRVKVAVHGGADTARQVTDAAHEAYRERRAAYYADRYDTRVMWHSWINAPTGYAVSSQYLVLALEQLNVDVRYGFVYGVEEAPNDDRRIMEVRRKTKDLDVTQVVYGQGDVFFKNSGAYRVGYSMLEVTGIPADWVEQANALDEVWVPSQFNKETFAASGVTKPLYVMPLGVDTNYFHPFIDSREIEGRFVFLSVFEWGERKAPEALLQAYNQEFSSSDDVLLLLKVNNTDPAVNIERHIEAMRLRAERAPMAIVLNQNISSYQMGSLYCSSDCFVLPTRGEGWGMPTLEAMACGLPTISTSWSAQTEFFNDDVGYPINIKGLIPAVAKCPYYDGFEWADPDVDHLASLMRRVYDNRKEARAKGLRASIQAREKWTWLDAARRIKARLCEISG